The following DNA comes from Polyangia bacterium.
CGCGACGGGCTGTCGTTCGGCAGCGGCGACGCGGTCATCGGCATCAACCCGGTCACCGACAATCCCGAGCAAACCACGGCGATCCTGAACTCCAGCGGCGATTTCATGCGGCAGTGGCGCATCCCCACGCAGAACTGCTGCCTGGCCCACGTCACCACGCAGATGAAGGCGTTGGAGGGCGGCGCGCAGCTGGGCCTGATGTTCCAGTCCATCGCTGGCACGGAAAAAGCGTTGAAGAGTTTCGGCGTGACGTTGTCGCTGCTCGACGAGGCGCACGACATGACGCAGAAGCTGGGACAGGTGCAGGGACCGAACGTCATGTACTTCGAGACCGGGCAGGGCTCGGCGCTGTCGGCGGATGCGCACGAGGGCGCTGACCAGATGACAGTGGAGGCGCGCAACTACGGTTTGGCTCGCCATTACAAGCCGTTCCTGGTGAACACCGTCGTCGGCTTCATCGGGCCCGAGTATCTATATGATGCCCGGCAGATCACGCGCGCCGGGTTGGAGGATCACTTCATGGGCAAGCTGCACGGGATCCCGATGGGCTGCGACGCCTGCTACACCAACCACGCCGACGCCGACCAGAACGATCTGGAAAGCCTGGAAGTGTTGTTGGCCACGGCGGGCTGCAACTTCTTCATGGGCCTGCCCATGGGCGACGACGTCATGCTGAACTATCAATCGACGTCGTTTCACGACGGCGCGGCCTTGCGCCAGTTGCTGGGATTGCGACCGGCCCCAGAGTTTGAAGCATGGCTGGAAGAAATGGGCATCATGGAGAACGGCAAGCTGACCGCTCGGGCCGGCGACGCGAGCTTGTTCGCATGACCCGCGGCGCGCTTTCGCTTTCGCTGCCGCTGATCAGTCTGACGATGATGGCGTGCGCGTCGGAGCCACCGCCGCCGCCGCAGGTGGCGGCGCGCCCGGCGCCGCCGCCGGTTCCTGAACCGTCGCCGCCAGCGGAGGAAGCGGCGGCAGAGGCAGCGGCCCTGGCCGCCGCGCCGACGCCGGTCGACGGGGTGGTGACGGCGCTGGGCGTGCAGCGAGCTGATCTGGTGTGGAGCCCGGCGAAAAAAACCTTCGCCGTTGTCGTGCCGACAAAAGTCGACACGACAGGGGTGCCGCATCGCCGCCGCGCAAAACGGCCGCCACCGGCGACCATCGCCCTCTACGCGTCTGATGGCGAACCGCTGGGCAGCTATCGCGCCTTGAGCGTCGGCGCCATCAGCGACCTGCGTTTTCTCGGCGAGGAACGCCTGTTTTATTTGCTGCCCGCCAGACCGGCGCCGTCCGTTCGCGCGCACGGCCGCGGCATCGTGCTGCCGCCGCCGCTGCGGTACGCGCTGCAGCCGTTGAAACCGGGCGCGCGGCCCGTCGCCTGTACCGGGCGATCGTTCGTCTTCTCGCCGGCCGGGGATCACGTGGCGTACTTGACCGGCGATGCCAAGCGCCAGCGTCTCTTCGCCGATGGTGAGGCGGCGTATCCGCGGCGCGGCTTCACCACCATCCAGGGCGAAGCCGCCTGGTCGCTCGACGGCGCCAGCCTGGCCCTGATCGAAAGCGGCCCGCACCCACGGCTGGTGGTCCTGGTCGAGTTCGACAACCCCAGCGGCGACAACACCTGGCCGCTGCCGCCGGAAGCCGCCGTCGATTCGTCGCTGCACGTTTACTGGGCGGGTCAGGGCAAGCTGGTGGTTGGCCCGTCGCTGACCAAGCCGCTGTTCGCCACCTCGTTTCATCGTGATCCGGCGCCGGTGGTCAGCATGCCCGCCGAATCGCCGGCCGCCGTCGCGTCGCCCGCCGAGCGTCCCTGATGCTGATCGATCGCGCCCGCATCGAAGAGATGGTCCGGCAAGCGCTGACCGGCGCGGGCGGCGAGGGTGCGGCGGCGCGCCCGGTGGATTCAGCCGGCGGCCTTTTGTTGACCCCCGATCGCGGCGTGAACCTCGGCGAGCCGTTTGATCCGCGCGCCATGATCGGCATCCTGGCGGCCACCCCGGCGCGCATCGTCGTTGGCCGCAGCGGGGTTCGTTACCGCACCAACACCATGCTGCGCTTTCGCGCCGACCACGCCGCCGCCAAGGACGCCGTGCTGTCGGAGGTGGACTCGGCGCTGCTGTCGCGCCTGGGTTTGTTCGAGGTGATGTCGCGCGCGCCGGACAAGCCGACGTTCTTGCAGCGGCCCGATCTCGGACGCGCCCTGTCCGACGCGGGCAAGGAAGAGATCTCTCGCCGCATCGGGCGGGCGCCGACGCTGGTGATCATCTACGGCGACGGTCTGTCGGCGGCGGCGCTGAACCAGAACCTGCCCGAGTTTCACGGCGCGCTGCTGCCGGCCCTGGCCTCGCGCGGGATCCAGCACGCGCCGCCGTTCTTCGTGCGCTACGCCCGGGTGAAGATCATGGACGAGATCGCGCGCCTGACCGCGGCCCAGGCCGCGCTGTTCGTGTGCGGTGAACGGCCGGGGTTGGGCTTTGCCGATTCGTTGTCGGCATATTTCATCTACCAGCCGGCCGAGGGCGCCACCGACGCCGATCGCGAGGTCATCTCGAACATCAACCCGCGCGGCCGCGTCCCCGCCGAGGCGGCGCGTGACGTGGCGGCGGCCATCGAGCGCGTGCTGCGTAACAAGAAATCAGGCGTGGCCTTTCCCTAAGGCAGCCGAGCGTGCGCCGTGAAGCTGGATCTGCCACCCGTCAAGCCTCGCGCGCTTTCGGTGCGCCGCATTCCGGAAGCAGCGCCGGCGCTGGCGGCGTCGCTGGGGTTGCCAGCGGCGCGGCGCTCGCTGGGGATCATCACCGCCACGTCGGACGACGCGCTCTTCGCCGCCTTGGACCAAGGGACCAAGGCGTCGCCGGCCGACGTCGTCTACGCCAAGTCGTTCTATGCCGGCTCCGGCTATCCGTCGGGCCCGCTGTCGGGCGAGTGCATCGGCATCTACGCCGGCGTCGATCCCGCGGAGGTCGACGCGGCGCTGGCCGCCTGTCTTGGTTATCTGGAAAACGAAGCCTGGTTCTACGCCGTCGAGACTGCGGAGGATCCGACGCGGCCGGTGATCTTTTTTCCGCACGTGATCGCCTCGCTGGGCC
Coding sequences within:
- a CDS encoding ethanolamine ammonia-lyase subunit EutB; the encoded protein is MNLAATLRGNTYRFKDVKDVLAKANEEKSGDRLAGVAAASVSERVAAKRVLAELTLHDLHENPVVPPEKDAVTRLILDDLQRPVYESCKSWTVAQLREHVLSDRTTGADLLRLSRGLTSEMIAACAKLMTNLDLISAARKIRVVVHAANTLGLEGRLSTRLQPNHPSDSVEGILASLRDGLSFGSGDAVIGINPVTDNPEQTTAILNSSGDFMRQWRIPTQNCCLAHVTTQMKALEGGAQLGLMFQSIAGTEKALKSFGVTLSLLDEAHDMTQKLGQVQGPNVMYFETGQGSALSADAHEGADQMTVEARNYGLARHYKPFLVNTVVGFIGPEYLYDARQITRAGLEDHFMGKLHGIPMGCDACYTNHADADQNDLESLEVLLATAGCNFFMGLPMGDDVMLNYQSTSFHDGAALRQLLGLRPAPEFEAWLEEMGIMENGKLTARAGDASLFA
- the eutC gene encoding ethanolamine ammonia-lyase subunit EutC, with protein sequence MLIDRARIEEMVRQALTGAGGEGAAARPVDSAGGLLLTPDRGVNLGEPFDPRAMIGILAATPARIVVGRSGVRYRTNTMLRFRADHAAAKDAVLSEVDSALLSRLGLFEVMSRAPDKPTFLQRPDLGRALSDAGKEEISRRIGRAPTLVIIYGDGLSAAALNQNLPEFHGALLPALASRGIQHAPPFFVRYARVKIMDEIARLTAAQAALFVCGERPGLGFADSLSAYFIYQPAEGATDADREVISNINPRGRVPAEAARDVAAAIERVLRNKKSGVAFP